The following coding sequences are from one Syntrophales bacterium window:
- a CDS encoding ATP-binding protein gives MELFMLIAVAITVSATLMISKKREPLHISFAALCLTIAIHEGGVFSGAIFHSRIHLLVELIGLLAIPPLTISFSRDFCKGQTLLKKRDIRTTALVSILFAILVFIPALEWKNTLLFAYIYADVVLLTCYFSLIHYARKKASGNEKKRLFYLILVGTAAIVSASIPPLFSIIVSGMLYFILIMITHPHLTELHDLMTRALVIIIGALFTTIFFYLVIGFFGKGPNLSFTLVFMVSFLIIIAIGPFQVILKRMLTSFYPDIKDVFTSPFDLDEKLEREKSLLLEQMAPVFAHEIRNPLGSIKGAAQYLLTEVEQEDQRKLLEVITEEANRLNRVVSQFLDYARPYQLDLQPGSINTVIEKTMTLLEADIISEHVHIQMELHPHLPPVPMDHEQIHQVIMNIALNAIEAMPEGGTFTVRTMQIKGGAGDAVGISMRDTGQGMPRETIRQIFTPFFTTKERGTGLGLAVCRRIIMNHGGKIRVKSIVGKGTIFYIRLETVH, from the coding sequence ATGGAATTATTTATGCTGATAGCGGTAGCGATTACCGTATCGGCCACGCTAATGATCAGTAAAAAAAGGGAGCCCCTGCATATCTCCTTCGCCGCTCTTTGTCTGACAATCGCCATCCACGAAGGGGGCGTCTTTTCCGGCGCAATTTTTCACTCCCGCATCCATCTTCTTGTTGAACTGATTGGATTATTGGCAATCCCCCCCCTTACGATAAGCTTCAGCCGCGATTTCTGCAAAGGGCAGACACTGCTGAAGAAGAGGGATATCCGCACGACGGCGCTCGTGAGCATCCTTTTTGCCATTCTTGTTTTTATCCCCGCCCTTGAATGGAAAAATACCCTCCTGTTTGCGTATATTTATGCGGATGTTGTCTTACTTACCTGTTATTTTTCTCTTATCCACTATGCAAGAAAAAAGGCCTCCGGAAATGAAAAAAAACGTCTTTTTTACCTGATTCTCGTCGGCACAGCGGCAATCGTCTCCGCCAGCATCCCCCCCCTTTTCAGCATCATCGTCTCCGGCATGCTTTACTTTATCCTTATAATGATCACCCACCCGCACCTCACTGAACTGCACGATTTAATGACGCGCGCCCTGGTTATTATTATCGGCGCCCTTTTCACGACCATTTTCTTCTACCTTGTAATCGGCTTCTTTGGCAAAGGCCCCAACCTCTCTTTTACCCTTGTGTTTATGGTCTCTTTCCTGATTATCATCGCCATCGGTCCCTTCCAGGTTATCCTGAAGCGGATGTTGACAAGCTTCTACCCGGACATCAAGGATGTCTTCACCTCGCCGTTTGATCTCGATGAAAAGCTCGAACGGGAAAAATCTCTGCTATTGGAGCAGATGGCGCCGGTCTTTGCTCATGAAATCCGCAATCCTCTCGGCTCAATAAAAGGGGCTGCCCAGTATCTCCTGACCGAGGTTGAGCAGGAAGATCAGCGCAAACTGCTGGAGGTAATCACCGAGGAAGCAAACCGCTTGAACCGGGTCGTTTCCCAATTTCTCGATTACGCCCGCCCCTATCAACTTGACCTGCAACCCGGCTCAATCAACACCGTCATCGAAAAGACGATGACCCTGCTTGAGGCAGACATAATCTCCGAACATGTCCATATCCAGATGGAGCTGCATCCCCATCTGCCGCCTGTTCCCATGGATCATGAGCAGATTCATCAGGTTATTATGAATATCGCCCTCAACGCGATAGAGGCGATGCCGGAGGGTGGAACGTTCACTGTCAGAACAATGCAGATAAAGGGGGGGGCGGGAGATGCGGTCGGCATTTCAATGAGGGATACCGGTCAGGGTATGCCGCGCGAGACAATCAGGCAGATATTCACACCCTTTTTTACTACCAAGGAGCGGGGGACCGGTTTGGGGTTGGCCGTCTGCCGGCGCATAATAATGAATCACGGAGGGAAAATCCGCGTCAAATCAATAGTGGGGAAAGGAACAATCTTCTACATTCGTCTCGAAACGGTCCATTAG
- a CDS encoding sigma-54 dependent transcriptional regulator → MIKPAKILVVDDELNMRLVLAAMLKKEGYEVFTAANSQEALKILKEKQVSVVATDLKMPGLDGMGLLQKILQYDNAMPVIILTAYGTVSSAVDALKKGAFDYITKPFEQDELKTIILKAVKTRQLDDRCLPPPEGDVDQYRIIGTSSRMSEILRIVQKVSPTETTVLITGETGTGKELIARAIHTNSSRSKQPFIKINCAAIAQNLVESELFGYEKGAFTGAVTTKPGRFELAHKGTLFLDEVGEIPREVQAKLLQAIQDQSFERVGGLKTIAVDVRLITATNKNLPEEIKEGRFREDLYYRLNVFPIHLPPLRERPDDILPLAEHFLKKSNLKLGKKVRELSSEVSASLLAYSWPGNIRELEHLVERLVLMADGSVITAEVLPPDIFKINPAQGFNPSTAPDETPHDALKSHMEEMEKQIITRCLEECDGNVTRTSQKLGLSRKGLQLKMIKHNLRKGGMD, encoded by the coding sequence GTGATTAAGCCAGCAAAAATTCTCGTCGTTGATGACGAACTTAATATGAGGCTTGTCCTCGCGGCCATGCTGAAGAAAGAAGGCTATGAGGTCTTCACGGCGGCCAATAGCCAGGAAGCCCTGAAAATCTTGAAAGAAAAACAGGTCTCCGTCGTCGCGACCGATCTGAAGATGCCCGGTCTCGACGGCATGGGACTCCTCCAGAAGATTCTGCAATACGACAATGCCATGCCAGTCATCATTCTGACCGCCTACGGCACCGTGTCCAGCGCCGTCGATGCCCTGAAAAAGGGCGCCTTCGACTATATCACCAAACCCTTTGAGCAGGATGAACTCAAAACGATAATCCTCAAGGCGGTCAAGACCAGGCAGCTCGACGACCGCTGCCTCCCACCGCCGGAGGGGGATGTCGATCAGTACCGCATCATCGGCACAAGCAGCCGCATGTCTGAAATACTCAGAATCGTCCAAAAGGTTTCCCCAACCGAAACCACCGTGTTGATAACCGGGGAAACCGGAACCGGCAAAGAGCTGATAGCCCGAGCAATTCACACAAACAGTTCCCGCAGCAAACAGCCTTTTATAAAAATAAACTGTGCCGCAATCGCCCAGAATCTGGTGGAAAGCGAGCTCTTCGGTTACGAAAAAGGGGCGTTCACCGGCGCCGTTACCACCAAACCGGGCAGATTTGAACTGGCCCACAAGGGCACTCTTTTTCTGGATGAGGTCGGGGAAATACCACGCGAGGTACAGGCAAAGCTGTTGCAGGCCATCCAGGATCAGAGCTTCGAACGGGTAGGCGGCTTGAAAACAATCGCGGTGGATGTGCGCCTGATTACGGCCACAAACAAAAATCTCCCGGAAGAGATAAAGGAGGGACGTTTCCGGGAGGATTTGTACTACCGTCTCAACGTCTTCCCCATTCATCTTCCCCCGCTCCGGGAGCGACCAGATGATATCCTGCCGCTGGCAGAGCACTTTCTCAAAAAATCCAATCTGAAGCTGGGGAAAAAAGTGCGTGAGCTCTCCTCCGAGGTTAGCGCTTCCCTGCTTGCCTACAGTTGGCCGGGGAACATACGAGAGCTGGAACACCTTGTGGAAAGGCTGGTATTGATGGCGGATGGTTCTGTAATCACGGCAGAAGTACTTCCACCGGATATCTTTAAAATTAATCCAGCGCAAGGATTTAATCCTTCCACGGCTCCGGATGAAACCCCGCATGACGCACTGAAAAGTCACATGGAGGAAATGGAAAAACAAATTATTACCCGCTGCCTTGAAGAATGCGACGGGAACGTAACGAGGACGTCCCAAAAACTTGGTTTGAGCCGCAAGGGTCTGCAGCTCAAGATGATCAAACATAATCTGAGAAAGGGCGGTATGGATTGA
- a CDS encoding S41 family peptidase, translating to MNTIFSKKTSFLIVIMLMLLLGPYGDRQVSAIDRSTYKSLKTFNEVLDMVEKNYVEPVSADKLLQGAINGMIKSLDPHSSFMTEDMYKELEVETRGSFGGVGIEITLVKDVLTVVSPIEDTPAYKAGVKAGDQIIKINGDSTKDITIMEAVKKLRGLKGTKVTITIMREGLAKSLDIEITRNIIVVKSIKSKIYNGNIGYIRIASFQEHTGDDLLKTIKEIKAKTKPLAGIVIDMRNNPGGLLNQSIEVSDAFLKKGIIVSTRGRSKKMESKAIAKDSGDEPTCPIVVIVNEGTASAAEIVSGALQDNKRAVVLGTQTFGKGSVQTVIPLEGGSALKLTTAKYYTPNGRSIQAEGITPDIVVKLIAKTEEKKDEKEPVENHSFREKDLKGHIKSPNEKTEKDAKSEGEKKVEDTLDNDNQLKSAIDILKGLIILSDKK from the coding sequence ATGAACACCATTTTCAGCAAAAAGACTTCATTTTTAATCGTAATCATGCTCATGCTGCTGCTGGGCCCCTATGGCGACCGACAGGTTTCAGCGATCGACCGCAGCACCTATAAAAGCCTGAAAACCTTTAACGAGGTTTTGGACATGGTTGAAAAGAACTATGTGGAACCGGTATCTGCCGACAAACTCCTCCAGGGCGCCATCAATGGAATGATCAAATCCCTCGATCCGCACAGCAGTTTTATGACCGAGGATATGTACAAGGAGCTCGAAGTTGAGACACGCGGCAGTTTCGGAGGAGTTGGCATTGAAATCACGCTGGTCAAGGATGTCCTCACCGTTGTCTCCCCGATCGAAGACACCCCCGCCTACAAAGCAGGGGTCAAGGCAGGCGACCAGATCATCAAAATCAATGGAGATTCGACAAAAGACATCACAATCATGGAGGCCGTCAAGAAGCTCCGGGGCCTCAAGGGAACAAAGGTGACAATCACGATCATGCGCGAAGGGCTGGCAAAATCGCTCGATATCGAGATAACCAGAAACATCATTGTGGTTAAAAGCATAAAATCAAAAATTTATAATGGAAATATCGGATACATCCGAATCGCCTCGTTTCAGGAACATACCGGAGACGATCTGCTGAAAACGATTAAGGAAATAAAGGCGAAGACCAAGCCTTTAGCGGGAATCGTCATTGATATGAGAAATAATCCGGGAGGATTGCTCAACCAGTCCATTGAGGTCTCGGACGCCTTTCTCAAGAAAGGAATCATCGTTTCGACAAGGGGCCGTTCGAAAAAGATGGAAAGCAAGGCGATAGCAAAAGACAGCGGCGACGAGCCTACCTGCCCAATCGTCGTTATAGTGAACGAAGGAACGGCGAGCGCCGCCGAGATCGTCTCCGGCGCCCTGCAGGATAACAAACGGGCGGTCGTTCTGGGAACGCAAACCTTCGGCAAGGGTTCCGTCCAGACGGTAATCCCTCTTGAAGGGGGCTCCGCGCTGAAGCTGACAACGGCGAAATACTACACCCCCAACGGCCGTTCCATCCAGGCGGAGGGCATCACCCCGGACATCGTGGTTAAACTGATTGCCAAAACGGAAGAAAAAAAAGATGAGAAAGAACCCGTGGAAAATCATTCATTCCGGGAAAAGGATTTAAAGGGACATATAAAGTCGCCCAATGAAAAAACTGAAAAAGACGCCAAAAGCGAGGGGGAAAAGAAGGTAGAAGACACTCTTGACAACGACAACCAGCTTAAGAGCGCTATAGATATCCTGAAAGGCTTGATCATTTTGTCTGACAAAAAATAG
- a CDS encoding divergent polysaccharide deacetylase family protein, with protein MKRFPVLTVIIAAALIAAAFLFLERFKITEKPEPREEGRKESTAPQKRISPVPPEKKPYRQVAIIIDDIGFDLRALKKLAEIPAPIAFAVLPHTPHAAEAAEFLHKGKREILLHLPMEPLSYPKQSPGAGALLADMNEAQILRQLSENFAAVPHASGVNNHMGSRFMEDALRLKTVMEELKKRGLYFVDSRTSPHSQGREAAAEAGIRFAARDIFIDHENGYESTLETLRQAAARKTKDDGKPLLLIGHPHADTIRAIEDVLPLWEKEGIQIVELSRCLGNLK; from the coding sequence ATGAAACGTTTTCCCGTTTTAACCGTAATTATCGCGGCAGCGCTTATTGCCGCAGCTTTTCTTTTCCTTGAACGGTTTAAAATCACGGAGAAACCTGAACCGCGGGAAGAAGGCAGGAAGGAGTCCACCGCCCCCCAAAAACGTATTTCTCCTGTACCGCCTGAAAAAAAGCCGTACAGGCAGGTCGCGATAATAATCGACGATATCGGTTTTGATCTGCGGGCATTAAAGAAGCTGGCCGAAATTCCGGCGCCGATAGCCTTTGCTGTTCTTCCTCACACCCCCCATGCCGCAGAAGCTGCGGAATTTTTGCATAAGGGAAAGAGGGAAATCCTCCTGCATTTGCCGATGGAACCCCTTTCCTACCCCAAGCAATCTCCCGGGGCAGGCGCTCTGCTGGCAGACATGAACGAAGCGCAAATTCTCCGGCAGCTTAGCGAAAATTTTGCTGCCGTTCCTCATGCATCAGGGGTCAACAACCACATGGGGTCGCGGTTTATGGAGGATGCTTTGCGACTGAAAACGGTTATGGAGGAACTGAAAAAACGGGGTTTGTATTTTGTGGACAGCAGGACATCGCCCCACTCCCAGGGAAGGGAAGCGGCCGCTGAAGCCGGCATCCGTTTCGCCGCCAGGGACATTTTTATTGACCATGAAAACGGCTACGAGTCAACGCTTGAAACCCTGCGCCAAGCAGCCGCCCGGAAAACAAAAGACGATGGGAAACCCCTGCTTTTGATTGGGCACCCCCACGCCGATACGATCAGGGCAATAGAGGATGTCCTGCCCCTATGGGAAAAAGAGGGCATTCAGATTGTTGAGTTAAGCCGTTGCCTTGGCAATCTAAAATAA
- a CDS encoding tetratricopeptide repeat protein, with protein sequence MKRIFHAIFLLMFLFIAASSPAEAKDASAPPAPEISTGGAGFHYSLSVLYTLSDKPEEAIRELEETLRLDPSAVWLTKDIASLYMAKGDADKAIRLCLKALKDHPDDVDTRMLLGSLFMSSGKYEAAAGEYKRVVELNPKNASALFYLGLNLAEIKKFAEAETSFRKLLKVEPENFMGNFYLAKVLAEMKRYDEAESEFKKVLALNPKSESIMIDLAMLYEKQGKMLPAIEIYRKIVDLSPHNVRVLLKLGHLYLQQERYDDAQSAFTTILKFDPANREAQTALGLLALEQGNHEQAIAKFLPLLKESPADSSLLYLLGAAYGESGDYGKAIETMQKIPPSSGQFVETRIRLAAILKKQGKTQTAIASLKDAINSKKDAPGLYAFLASVYGDEQKYSEAEAILREGLEANPASIELYFNLGVLFEKTNRFEESIKAMRKVLEFDPDHPEALNFIGYMYADRGLNLDEAEQMIRRAIVLRPQNGYMIDSLGWVLFRKNQFDEAIRYLKEAASLLPEDAAIFEHLGDVYLQSGATQEAAETYKKALQLNPGNEKLKQKAADLKSK encoded by the coding sequence ATGAAAAGAATTTTTCACGCAATTTTTTTATTAATGTTTCTGTTTATAGCAGCCTCTTCCCCCGCAGAGGCAAAAGACGCATCAGCGCCGCCGGCCCCGGAGATTTCAACCGGGGGCGCAGGGTTTCACTACAGCCTCAGTGTACTCTACACCTTAAGCGATAAGCCGGAAGAGGCCATCCGGGAACTTGAAGAAACGCTTCGGCTCGATCCCTCCGCCGTTTGGCTGACGAAAGACATAGCGTCTTTATACATGGCAAAAGGGGATGCAGACAAGGCGATCAGGTTATGTTTGAAGGCGCTCAAAGACCATCCCGACGATGTCGACACCCGCATGCTGCTCGGCAGCCTCTTTATGAGCAGCGGAAAATATGAAGCAGCCGCGGGTGAATACAAAAGGGTAGTCGAACTCAACCCCAAAAACGCCAGCGCACTTTTCTATCTCGGATTAAATCTCGCGGAAATAAAAAAATTTGCTGAGGCGGAAACATCCTTCAGGAAACTCCTCAAGGTGGAACCTGAAAACTTCATGGGTAATTTTTATCTGGCGAAGGTCCTGGCGGAAATGAAGCGTTATGACGAGGCAGAAAGCGAATTTAAAAAAGTTCTCGCTCTAAACCCGAAATCCGAGTCGATTATGATCGATTTGGCCATGCTTTATGAAAAACAGGGGAAGATGCTTCCGGCAATCGAGATTTACAGAAAAATCGTTGATCTTTCCCCCCATAACGTCCGAGTTCTGCTCAAGTTAGGACATCTCTACCTCCAGCAGGAGCGTTATGATGATGCCCAAAGCGCCTTTACGACCATCTTGAAGTTTGACCCGGCAAACAGGGAGGCGCAAACGGCCCTGGGCCTGCTTGCGCTTGAGCAGGGGAATCATGAACAGGCTATCGCAAAATTCCTGCCGCTGCTGAAGGAATCGCCTGCGGACAGCAGTCTTCTGTACCTGCTGGGCGCCGCCTATGGGGAGTCCGGGGATTATGGCAAGGCAATCGAAACAATGCAAAAAATCCCACCCTCTTCGGGACAGTTTGTCGAAACCCGAATTCGTCTTGCCGCAATCCTTAAAAAACAGGGGAAAACTCAAACGGCCATTGCTTCACTTAAGGATGCAATCAACAGCAAGAAAGATGCCCCCGGCTTGTACGCCTTTCTCGCCTCGGTGTACGGCGATGAGCAAAAATATTCAGAGGCGGAGGCTATTCTCCGGGAGGGGCTGGAAGCCAACCCTGCAAGTATCGAACTTTATTTCAACCTCGGGGTTCTTTTTGAAAAAACAAACCGTTTCGAAGAAAGCATAAAGGCCATGCGAAAAGTGCTTGAGTTTGACCCAGACCATCCGGAAGCGCTGAACTTCATCGGCTATATGTATGCGGACAGGGGATTAAATCTGGACGAAGCAGAGCAAATGATCCGCAGGGCCATCGTTTTAAGGCCGCAAAACGGCTACATGATTGATTCGCTGGGATGGGTGCTGTTTCGAAAAAATCAATTTGACGAGGCGATACGCTATCTCAAGGAAGCCGCCTCGCTGCTGCCTGAAGACGCCGCTATTTTTGAACACCTGGGGGACGTCTATTTACAGAGCGGAGCGACTCAGGAAGCCGCTGAAACATATAAAAAGGCTCTCCAGCTAAACCCCGGCAATGAAAAGCTGAAGCAGAAAGCGGCAGATCTGAAAAGCAAATAA
- a CDS encoding DUF4292 domain-containing protein produces MLIITGVALSGCAVRQQIVNYPTAYDSPEAALRAAGTDIEAGAITATAKIEISDEGKRYPLKAALMIRRPASLRLESIPMIGPPDFFISLTAGEMRIFMPAKGSFYTGAATPHNISKFLHIYVSATELVSLLLGLPPDNEAKEENMAGRQEENLYRIDQEKNDNGQLSIWIDPAINRIVKTALAKNGVKIYEAVFEKHLRTGGYYLPQHITITGQTTSALKITYTEIQQLADPDASFTLPIPTGITPIPLD; encoded by the coding sequence TTGCTTATTATCACAGGGGTTGCCCTTTCCGGCTGCGCCGTTCGCCAACAAATAGTGAACTATCCGACGGCGTACGACTCTCCGGAGGCCGCTTTACGAGCGGCAGGAACCGATATTGAGGCAGGCGCGATAACGGCGACGGCAAAAATAGAAATAAGCGACGAGGGGAAAAGATACCCTCTGAAGGCCGCCCTGATGATTAGAAGGCCCGCTTCTCTTAGGCTGGAATCCATTCCCATGATCGGGCCTCCCGATTTCTTCATCTCCCTGACGGCGGGCGAAATGAGGATATTTATGCCGGCAAAGGGTTCTTTCTACACAGGCGCTGCCACCCCCCATAATATATCGAAATTCCTCCATATTTATGTAAGTGCGACGGAACTTGTCTCGCTGCTTCTGGGCCTTCCTCCGGATAACGAAGCAAAAGAAGAAAACATGGCGGGCCGTCAGGAAGAAAACCTCTACCGAATCGATCAAGAAAAAAATGATAATGGGCAACTGTCCATCTGGATTGATCCGGCAATAAACAGAATAGTGAAAACGGCTCTCGCAAAAAACGGAGTCAAAATCTACGAGGCTGTTTTTGAGAAGCATCTGCGGACAGGGGGATATTATTTACCGCAACACATTACGATCACGGGGCAAACAACTTCTGCGCTGAAAATAACATATACAGAAATCCAGCAGCTCGCCGATCCTGATGCATCATTCACGCT